In one bacterium genomic region, the following are encoded:
- a CDS encoding MBL fold metallo-hydrolase, with product MEIRYYGHAMFGLTAGGTTIVIDPFNDDVGYPRPDVEPDAVVTSHEHSDHNSVDQVRGRPRVLRGLADEGKTWAALDARVGPMHITGVPTYHDTEQGRARGKNAVAVIEVEGLRMAHLGDLGHVLTPEQVSAIGPVDVLMVPVGGHFTIGPAEADQVISQLKPRVVIPMHYKTAVNESWPIRRLDDFLQGKVDVKRLGATVTITRAAFPREQEVWVLA from the coding sequence GTGGAGATTCGCTACTACGGGCACGCGATGTTTGGCCTGACCGCCGGGGGCACCACAATCGTCATTGACCCGTTCAACGACGACGTCGGTTATCCCAGGCCGGACGTGGAGCCCGACGCCGTCGTGACCAGTCACGAGCACTCCGACCACAACAGCGTTGATCAGGTCCGGGGTCGCCCCAGGGTACTCCGCGGCCTGGCCGATGAGGGTAAGACCTGGGCCGCGCTCGATGCGCGCGTCGGGCCGATGCACATTACCGGGGTGCCCACCTACCACGATACCGAGCAGGGACGCGCGCGCGGAAAGAACGCGGTCGCAGTCATTGAGGTAGAGGGTCTGCGCATGGCGCACTTGGGTGACCTGGGCCACGTGCTGACACCCGAGCAGGTGAGCGCGATCGGCCCGGTGGACGTCCTGATGGTCCCGGTCGGCGGGCACTTCACGATCGGTCCTGCCGAGGCCGACCAGGTCATCTCCCAACTGAAGCCGCGGGTGGTGATCCCGATGCACTACAAAACCGCGGTCAACGAATCGTGGCCTATCCGTAGACTCGATGATTTCCTCCAGGGCAAGGTGGATGTGAAGCGCTTGGGCGCGACGGTGACCATCACGCGCGCAGCGTTTCCCAGAGAGCAGGAGGTCTGGGTACTCGCATAA
- a CDS encoding sulfide/dihydroorotate dehydrogenase-like FAD/NAD-binding protein, with the protein MDDTQVNRFQILGKWTLAPSIAKFRIRAPFVARKHKAGNFVIIRIDETGERIPLTVVESDPIEGTITLIVQAVGKTTKALCAMQVGEALSDVVGPLGNPTPIEHHGAVACVGGGVGTAELFPIACALRDAGNTVHTIVGARTRELVVLEQEMRECSATLTVTTDDGSHGRKGLVTDALSSLLDEHPNIAVVYAIGPLVMMRAVAVLAAKRGVKTIVSLNTIMIDGTGMCGGCRVTIDGKTKFACVDGPEFDAAGVDFDELIARNRSYLDMERISDERCSCRIAASSAEGAQ; encoded by the coding sequence ATGGATGATACCCAGGTAAATCGCTTCCAGATACTAGGCAAGTGGACGCTGGCCCCCTCGATAGCGAAGTTTCGCATCCGGGCGCCTTTTGTGGCCCGCAAGCACAAGGCCGGCAACTTCGTGATCATCCGCATTGACGAGACCGGCGAACGCATTCCCCTTACGGTTGTGGAATCCGACCCCATCGAGGGGACGATTACCCTGATCGTCCAGGCGGTCGGGAAGACGACCAAAGCGCTGTGCGCCATGCAGGTCGGAGAGGCGCTGAGTGACGTCGTCGGCCCGCTGGGCAACCCCACGCCGATCGAACACCACGGCGCGGTCGCCTGCGTGGGCGGAGGGGTGGGCACCGCTGAGCTCTTCCCAATCGCGTGTGCCCTGCGCGACGCGGGCAACACCGTGCACACGATCGTCGGCGCGCGGACGCGGGAGCTGGTGGTTCTCGAACAGGAGATGCGTGAGTGCTCGGCCACCCTGACCGTCACCACGGACGACGGTTCCCACGGGCGCAAGGGGCTCGTCACGGACGCCCTTTCGTCCCTCCTGGATGAGCACCCTAACATAGCGGTCGTCTACGCCATCGGTCCCTTGGTAATGATGAGGGCCGTTGCCGTTCTCGCGGCGAAGCGCGGGGTCAAGACCATCGTCAGCCTGAACACGATCATGATCGACGGGACCGGCATGTGCGGCGGCTGTCGCGTGACGATTGACGGCAAGACGAAGTTCGCGTGCGTGGACGGTCCCGAGTTCGATGCCGCCGGAGTAGACTTCGACGAACTGATCGCACGAAACCGGTCCTACCTGGACATGGAGCGGATTTCCGACGAACGGTGCTCGTGCAGGATTGCCGCCTCGTCCGCCGAGGGGGCACAATGA
- a CDS encoding SDR family NAD(P)-dependent oxidoreductase, translating into MRSGGLAGKVAVVSGAAHGIGAAIAEALVRDGAKVWVCDVLEEPLEEAVRRCRDAGGDAGSVAGGRVVDVSRPDAVSALAAEITAQDGGTDILVHSAGGVLGQVAQPVEEVSEDDWRAIVAVNLEAAFLLVREVVPGMKARGWGRIVTISSGAGRSYSQTGIQAYASAKAGLIGFTRQIARELGQFGITANSVAPGFVLSNPSSQRQWEALGAEGQQAFFNALAIKRLGRPEEIAHAVLFFASEEAGYVTGQTLSVDGGRWMLG; encoded by the coding sequence ATGCGTAGCGGCGGGCTTGCGGGCAAGGTCGCCGTGGTAAGCGGGGCGGCGCACGGCATAGGCGCGGCGATCGCCGAAGCGCTGGTGCGGGATGGGGCCAAGGTTTGGGTCTGCGACGTCCTGGAGGAGCCGCTCGAGGAAGCCGTGCGCCGGTGTCGCGATGCGGGTGGCGATGCGGGTAGCGTTGCGGGTGGCCGGGTCGTTGATGTCAGCCGGCCGGACGCGGTGAGCGCTCTCGCGGCCGAGATCACCGCGCAAGACGGCGGTACAGACATACTGGTGCACTCCGCCGGAGGCGTGCTCGGGCAGGTGGCGCAACCGGTGGAAGAGGTTTCAGAAGACGACTGGCGCGCGATCGTCGCCGTCAACTTGGAGGCCGCGTTCCTCCTGGTGCGCGAGGTGGTCCCGGGGATGAAGGCGCGGGGATGGGGGCGCATCGTCACCATCTCCTCCGGCGCCGGCCGGAGCTACAGCCAGACCGGAATCCAGGCCTACGCCAGCGCCAAGGCCGGCCTGATCGGATTCACCCGGCAGATCGCCCGCGAGCTGGGACAGTTCGGTATCACCGCAAACTCGGTGGCGCCGGGGTTCGTGCTCTCGAACCCATCCTCCCAGCGCCAGTGGGAGGCGCTGGGCGCAGAAGGGCAGCAGGCGTTCTTCAACGCCCTGGCGATCAAGCGCCTGGGCAGGCCGGAGGAGATCGCGCACGCCGTGCTCTTCTTCGCCTCGGAGGAAGCAGGATACGTGACAGGACAGACGCTGAGCGTGGACGGCGGACGGTGGATGCTGGGTTGA
- a CDS encoding adenine deaminase C-terminal domain-containing protein, whose protein sequence is MRRTYRTLDETRALMAVARGEAPPDLLVTGGRVLNVYSGEVLPGTVAVAAGRIAYVGERPVAAGPSTIVIEAHGRLVAPGYIDPHGHPQAMYTPDELARVVLPRGTTAIVADTLMLLNLTAPEVTLSALAALGALPLRYFWFLRLHGQAHSPHDPTTLSEERLEALLALDDVRTLGEITRWTQVYAGEAGLLERIARGVAAGRRVEGHAPGVSADRMQVLVAAGFSSDHEAITAEQAMARLRAGLYVMLRHGSLRPDLPALAPVITGSRAFSGRIMLTPDGPNAAFVHGKGYMDHLLDVTLRLGVDPVAAYQMVTINPATYFALDEEMGGLAPGRRADIVVLEDLDRPMPQSVVAAGKLVAQDGRLVADLPAMPWDRWLRPYTPGDWRPDASLFSLDGLPSPVPAMHFENTVITRRRDIAIGKELPEGVLRMVLLDRAGRWRCRVLLSGFAESIGGLASTYTSGAGMYVLGRDPSDMAVAASRALDLGGGVVLAEGGTVVFELPLPLGGMMSRRPMGEVAADLDALTALLRARGYAHHDLAYSLLFFGFDSLPYVRMTYRGLWDVVGDRVLLPREDL, encoded by the coding sequence GTGAGGCGCACCTACCGGACTCTGGACGAAACCCGGGCGCTGATGGCGGTAGCCCGCGGAGAAGCGCCCCCGGACCTTCTCGTTACCGGAGGCCGCGTGCTCAACGTCTACTCGGGTGAAGTCCTGCCGGGCACGGTGGCGGTGGCCGCCGGACGCATCGCCTATGTGGGCGAGCGCCCTGTCGCGGCCGGACCGTCCACGATCGTGATAGAGGCCCACGGCAGGTTGGTTGCGCCGGGGTACATTGACCCGCACGGGCATCCCCAGGCAATGTACACCCCGGATGAACTGGCGCGCGTTGTGCTCCCCCGGGGCACAACGGCCATCGTGGCCGACACCCTGATGCTGCTGAACCTGACCGCGCCGGAGGTGACCCTCTCTGCGCTGGCCGCGCTGGGTGCGCTTCCCCTCCGGTATTTCTGGTTCCTCCGGCTGCACGGCCAGGCGCACAGCCCGCACGACCCCACAACCCTCAGCGAAGAGCGGCTGGAGGCGCTGCTGGCGCTCGATGACGTCCGCACCTTGGGCGAGATCACCCGGTGGACGCAGGTGTACGCGGGTGAGGCAGGGTTGTTGGAGCGGATCGCGCGCGGGGTCGCCGCAGGGCGCCGAGTCGAAGGACATGCGCCGGGCGTCTCTGCCGACCGGATGCAGGTGCTGGTCGCCGCGGGGTTTTCGTCCGACCATGAAGCAATCACCGCCGAGCAGGCCATGGCGCGGCTGCGCGCAGGGCTCTACGTCATGCTGCGCCACGGATCGCTGCGCCCGGACCTGCCGGCGCTGGCGCCGGTGATCACCGGCAGCCGCGCCTTCTCCGGCCGGATCATGCTGACGCCCGATGGCCCCAACGCCGCCTTCGTCCACGGGAAGGGATACATGGACCACCTGCTGGATGTAACCCTGCGCCTTGGCGTAGACCCCGTGGCCGCCTACCAGATGGTAACCATCAACCCTGCGACATACTTCGCCCTGGACGAGGAGATGGGAGGCCTGGCGCCGGGTCGCCGCGCCGACATCGTCGTGCTCGAAGACCTCGACCGCCCCATGCCGCAGTCCGTTGTTGCGGCCGGGAAGCTGGTGGCGCAGGACGGCCGTCTGGTGGCGGATCTCCCGGCGATGCCGTGGGACCGATGGTTGCGGCCGTACACCCCCGGGGATTGGCGGCCCGACGCATCACTCTTCTCCCTGGACGGGCTGCCGTCGCCGGTTCCGGCCATGCACTTTGAGAACACGGTCATCACTCGCCGCCGCGACATCGCGATCGGGAAGGAGCTGCCCGAGGGCGTGCTTCGCATGGTCCTGTTGGATCGCGCAGGACGGTGGCGGTGCCGCGTCCTGCTGTCCGGGTTTGCGGAGAGCATCGGTGGCCTGGCGAGCACCTATACCAGCGGCGCGGGGATGTACGTGCTGGGCCGCGACCCCTCGGACATGGCCGTGGCCGCGTCGCGCGCCCTGGACCTGGGCGGCGGCGTGGTCCTGGCAGAAGGCGGAACCGTGGTCTTCGAGCTGCCGCTCCCGCTGGGAGGGATGATGTCACGGCGCCCCATGGGAGAGGTGGCCGCTGATCTGGATGCGCTCACCGCCCTGCTGCGCGCGCGCGGTTATGCCCACCACGACCTGGCCTACAGTCTGCTGTTCTTCGGGTTTGACTCGCTGCCGTACGTCCGGATGACATACCGCGGCCTGTGGGATGTTGTCGGTGATCGCGTGCTGCTGCCCAGGGAGGACCTCTGA
- a CDS encoding 2-dehydropantoate 2-reductase: MSSDHITIVGAGAIGGTIGAYLVRAGHGVTFVDAVEEHVCAINERGLTIEGSGETFTVRAPALTPQEIQGPLGMVFLAVKTMHTDLATAQLAPHLAPNGVVVSMQNGFNEERIAAIVGRERTIGAFVNFGADYLEPGRILYGGSGALYVGELDGSESDRLGRLVKILLDFMPNTQATANIWGYLWGKHAYAAMLKTTALVDAPIADVLADPTARPVLANVAAEVLAVAAAEGVRPEGFDGFDPPAFVFPPRRDAGRVGASLDALVAFNRKSLKAKSGIWRDLAVRKRKTEVESMVSEMRARALRHGLPIPLVEALGGMILEIESGARQMSWDNIAALAAVNARAYGSEGVHA, translated from the coding sequence ATGTCGTCTGATCACATCACCATCGTTGGGGCCGGCGCGATCGGGGGAACGATCGGCGCCTACTTGGTCCGCGCCGGCCACGGGGTCACGTTCGTGGACGCGGTCGAAGAGCACGTGTGCGCGATCAACGAGCGAGGACTGACCATCGAGGGCAGCGGCGAGACGTTCACCGTGCGGGCGCCGGCCCTTACTCCCCAAGAGATCCAAGGCCCGCTGGGAATGGTGTTCCTGGCTGTGAAGACCATGCACACCGACCTGGCCACGGCGCAGCTGGCCCCCCACCTGGCGCCCAACGGTGTGGTCGTCTCGATGCAGAACGGCTTCAACGAGGAACGGATCGCTGCGATCGTCGGGCGCGAAAGGACGATTGGGGCCTTCGTCAACTTCGGCGCCGACTACTTAGAGCCGGGCCGCATCCTCTACGGCGGTTCGGGCGCCCTCTACGTCGGTGAGCTCGACGGCTCCGAGAGCGACCGCCTGGGGCGATTGGTCAAGATCCTGCTTGACTTCATGCCAAACACACAGGCCACAGCCAACATCTGGGGTTATCTGTGGGGCAAGCACGCCTACGCGGCGATGCTGAAGACCACGGCGCTCGTGGACGCGCCGATAGCCGATGTGCTGGCCGATCCCACCGCGCGGCCGGTCCTGGCCAACGTGGCCGCCGAGGTCCTGGCCGTGGCCGCTGCCGAAGGCGTCCGGCCGGAAGGCTTCGACGGATTCGACCCTCCCGCCTTTGTCTTTCCGCCAAGGCGTGATGCCGGCAGGGTGGGGGCCAGCCTCGATGCCCTGGTTGCGTTCAACCGGAAGTCGTTGAAGGCGAAGAGCGGCATCTGGCGCGACCTGGCGGTCCGCAAACGCAAGACCGAGGTGGAATCAATGGTGAGCGAGATGCGCGCCCGCGCGCTCCGGCACGGCCTGCCGATCCCGCTTGTGGAGGCGTTGGGCGGGATGATCCTTGAGATCGAATCCGGCGCGCGCCAGATGTCGTGGGATAACATCGCGGCCCTGGCAGCGGTCAACGCGCGGGCCTACGGATCGGAGGGCGTCCATGCGTAG